One window from the genome of Osmerus eperlanus chromosome 3, fOsmEpe2.1, whole genome shotgun sequence encodes:
- the LOC134017433 gene encoding coiled-coil domain-containing protein 138-like isoform X2, translated as MSNTSSETDVDFTIEKLKRKYLGPRELLSSDIRTGGTICHSNEPPTSTVTSSSKVKSPHRGLRGYKTALRELFKAVTLTPLPERLDSDGVMSSSAEDLSMDYKTCPLLDTLVHYTETDVTLPSSLASSLGSRETEPVLGMAREEQGRGLREQQPQSYSLLSPTPDMGQVCQEMLVIYQQLRAERESQQQWQRELQERENRLLQKELALSRLRGVEEEVHAHILEVQEKHQREVSVLQELLRERAKENRRLKSSFDTIKELNDTMKKQLNELCEHNKRLEGQSRKVQARLENLQRKNDYSLALRGRENVSVKMAETRAAKQEKSASSSKTKKGCIGPAPVRLLALLLDWVVDGQSFPPAAGDREAVLDLPLVVSLHERCSKVLPLLVEQLQLTSGSDPSLILPLLRFTYQALRQLDNTTQPVTLCSTLRRLGEEVSRPTALQPSGPQDPSGALRPRGPPRTAPLYRSPCPHTRLLSALIVLRTVTQADVLAQALDSLHGELACEESRGLFLHHAGLPVLLTLLRGGRGGLHAPVDILLQLASPSSCSSKCAESVLNQHTLPGHTTQRVSCRARVPPNRS; from the exons ATGAGCAATACATCGTCTGAGACCGACGTGGACTTCACAATAGAGAAGTTAAAGAGGAAATACTTGGGGCCAAGGGAACTG CTTTCATCAGACATTAGAACTGGGGGTACAATCTGTCATTCTAATG AACCTCCTACATCGACGGTGACATCCTCCTCCAAAGTCAAAAGCCCCCACAGAGGCCTGAGAGGTTACAAAACGGCTCTAAGAGAACTGTTCAAAGCAGTCACCCTCACACCCCTGCCCGAAAG GCTGGACAGTGATGGTGTTATGAGTAGCAGTGCTGAGGACCTCAGTATGGACTACAAAACCTGCCCCCTCCTGGACACCCTGGTGCATTACACGGAGACAG ATGTGACCCTTCCCTCCAGCCTAGCCAGTAGCCTGGGCTCCAGGGAGACCGAGCCTGTGCTTGGGATggccagagaggagcaggggagagggctaAGGGAGCAACAGCCACAgtcctactctctcctctcccccacccctgatATGGGACAGGTGTGCCAAGAGATGCTGGTCATCTATCAACAGTTGAGA gctgagagggagagccagcagcagtggcagagagagctccaggagagagagaaccgaCTGCTCCAGAAGGAGCTAGCTCTCAGCAGGCtgcgaggggtggaggaggaagtacacgcacacatcctGGAAGTTCAAGAG AAACACCAGCGTGAGGTGAGTGTACTGCAGGAGCTGCTCAGGGAGCGGgccaaggagaacaggaggctCAAGTCCAGCTTCGACACCATCAAGGAGCTCAACGACACCATGAAAAAACAG ctGAATGAGCTCTGCGAGCACAACAAGAGGCTGGAGGGCCAGTCCAGGAAGGTGCAAGCCCGGCTGGAGAACCTACAG AGGAAGAACGACTACTCGCTGGCTCTGAGAGGTCGAGAGAACGTTAGTGTGAAGATGGCGGAGACCAGGGCTGCCAAACAAGAGAAGTCAGCCAGCTCATCTAAAACAAAGAAG GGCTGTATAGGTCCCGCCCCTGTCAGGCTCCTGGCTCTGCTATTGGACTGGGTTGTTGATGGACAGTCCTTCCCCCCAgcagcaggagacagagaggcggTCCTAGACCTCCCTCTGGTTGTCTCGCTCCACGAGAGGTGCTCCAag GTGTTGCCTCTGTTGGTAGAGCAGCTTCAGCTGACCTCAGGGTCAGATCCTtccctcatcctgcccctcctgcgCTTTACCTACCAGGCCCTCCGCCAGCTGGACAAcaccacacag CCCGTGACTCTGTGTTCCACCCTGCGGCGTTTGGGAGAGGAGGTGTCCCGGCCCACAGCTCTCCAGCCTAGCGGCCCCCAGGACCCCAGTGGGGCCCTCAGGCCCAGGGGCCCCCCTCGGACCGCCCCCCTCTACAGGAGCCCCTGCCCCCACACCCGCCTCCTCTCCGCCCTCATCGTCCTCAGAACCGTCACTCAGG CGGACGTGCTGGCCCAGGCTCTGGACAGCCTCCACGGTGAGCTGGCGTGCGAGGAGAGCCGGGGTCTGTTCCTGCACCACGCGGGCCTGCCTGTCCTGCTGACCCTGCTCAGGGGGGGCCGCGGGGGCCTGCACGCCCCCGTAGACATCCTGCTCCAGCTCGCCTCGCCGTCCA GTTGTTCCTCGAAATGTGCAGAGTCTGTTCTCAATCAACATACCTTACCAGGCCACACTACACAACGTGTCAGCTGTAGGGCTCGCGTCCCTCCAAACCGATCCTAA
- the LOC134017433 gene encoding coiled-coil domain-containing protein 138-like isoform X1, with the protein MSNTSSETDVDFTIEKLKRKYLGPRELLSSDIRTGGTICHSNEPPTSTVTSSSKVKSPHRGLRGYKTALRELFKAVTLTPLPERLDSDGVMSSSAEDLSMDYKTCPLLDTLVHYTETDVTLPSSLASSLGSRETEPVLGMAREEQGRGLREQQPQSYSLLSPTPDMGQVCQEMLVIYQQLRAERESQQQWQRELQERENRLLQKELALSRLRGVEEEVHAHILEVQEKHQREVSVLQELLRERAKENRRLKSSFDTIKELNDTMKKQLNELCEHNKRLEGQSRKVQARLENLQRKNDYSLALRGRENVSVKMAETRAAKQEKSASSSKTKKGCIGPAPVRLLALLLDWVVDGQSFPPAAGDREAVLDLPLVVSLHERCSKVLPLLVEQLQLTSGSDPSLILPLLRFTYQALRQLDNTTQPVTLCSTLRRLGEEVSRPTALQPSGPQDPSGALRPRGPPRTAPLYRSPCPHTRLLSALIVLRTVTQADVLAQALDSLHGELACEESRGLFLHHAGLPVLLTLLRGGRGGLHAPVDILLQLASPSRFLSRFLEACSSEDFFRTAALLLRSSRLALPLLEKLSILLQKLSTLRKNKRLFELCSLHLLLQEMLRTTDPTHTFLCLNLNSILLNLK; encoded by the exons ATGAGCAATACATCGTCTGAGACCGACGTGGACTTCACAATAGAGAAGTTAAAGAGGAAATACTTGGGGCCAAGGGAACTG CTTTCATCAGACATTAGAACTGGGGGTACAATCTGTCATTCTAATG AACCTCCTACATCGACGGTGACATCCTCCTCCAAAGTCAAAAGCCCCCACAGAGGCCTGAGAGGTTACAAAACGGCTCTAAGAGAACTGTTCAAAGCAGTCACCCTCACACCCCTGCCCGAAAG GCTGGACAGTGATGGTGTTATGAGTAGCAGTGCTGAGGACCTCAGTATGGACTACAAAACCTGCCCCCTCCTGGACACCCTGGTGCATTACACGGAGACAG ATGTGACCCTTCCCTCCAGCCTAGCCAGTAGCCTGGGCTCCAGGGAGACCGAGCCTGTGCTTGGGATggccagagaggagcaggggagagggctaAGGGAGCAACAGCCACAgtcctactctctcctctcccccacccctgatATGGGACAGGTGTGCCAAGAGATGCTGGTCATCTATCAACAGTTGAGA gctgagagggagagccagcagcagtggcagagagagctccaggagagagagaaccgaCTGCTCCAGAAGGAGCTAGCTCTCAGCAGGCtgcgaggggtggaggaggaagtacacgcacacatcctGGAAGTTCAAGAG AAACACCAGCGTGAGGTGAGTGTACTGCAGGAGCTGCTCAGGGAGCGGgccaaggagaacaggaggctCAAGTCCAGCTTCGACACCATCAAGGAGCTCAACGACACCATGAAAAAACAG ctGAATGAGCTCTGCGAGCACAACAAGAGGCTGGAGGGCCAGTCCAGGAAGGTGCAAGCCCGGCTGGAGAACCTACAG AGGAAGAACGACTACTCGCTGGCTCTGAGAGGTCGAGAGAACGTTAGTGTGAAGATGGCGGAGACCAGGGCTGCCAAACAAGAGAAGTCAGCCAGCTCATCTAAAACAAAGAAG GGCTGTATAGGTCCCGCCCCTGTCAGGCTCCTGGCTCTGCTATTGGACTGGGTTGTTGATGGACAGTCCTTCCCCCCAgcagcaggagacagagaggcggTCCTAGACCTCCCTCTGGTTGTCTCGCTCCACGAGAGGTGCTCCAag GTGTTGCCTCTGTTGGTAGAGCAGCTTCAGCTGACCTCAGGGTCAGATCCTtccctcatcctgcccctcctgcgCTTTACCTACCAGGCCCTCCGCCAGCTGGACAAcaccacacag CCCGTGACTCTGTGTTCCACCCTGCGGCGTTTGGGAGAGGAGGTGTCCCGGCCCACAGCTCTCCAGCCTAGCGGCCCCCAGGACCCCAGTGGGGCCCTCAGGCCCAGGGGCCCCCCTCGGACCGCCCCCCTCTACAGGAGCCCCTGCCCCCACACCCGCCTCCTCTCCGCCCTCATCGTCCTCAGAACCGTCACTCAGG CGGACGTGCTGGCCCAGGCTCTGGACAGCCTCCACGGTGAGCTGGCGTGCGAGGAGAGCCGGGGTCTGTTCCTGCACCACGCGGGCCTGCCTGTCCTGCTGACCCTGCTCAGGGGGGGCCGCGGGGGCCTGCACGCCCCCGTAGACATCCTGCTCCAGCTCGCCTCGCCGTCCA GGTTCCTGAGTCGGTTCCTCGAGGCGTGCAGCAGCGAAGACTTCTTCCGCACGGCCGCCCTGCTTCTACGGAGCTCTCGTCTAGcgctccccctgctggagaaACTCTCCATCCTGCTGCAGAAGCTCTCCACCCTCAG GAAGAACAAGCGTCTGTTCGAGCTctgctccctccacctcctgctgCAGGAGATGCTAAGGACCacagaccccacacacaccttcctttgCCTCAACCTCAACTCCATCCTGCTCAACCTCAAGTGA
- the LOC134017433 gene encoding coiled-coil domain-containing protein 138-like isoform X3 — MSNTSSETDVDFTIEKLKRKYLGPRELLSSDIRTGGTICHSNEPPTSTVTSSSKVKSPHRGLRGYKTALRELFKAVTLTPLPERLDSDGVMSSSAEDLSMDYKTCPLLDTLVHYTETDVTLPSSLASSLGSRETEPVLGMAREEQGRGLREQQPQSYSLLSPTPDMGQVCQEMLVIYQQLRAERESQQQWQRELQERENRLLQKELALSRLRGVEEEVHAHILEVQEKHQREVSVLQELLRERAKENRRLKSSFDTIKELNDTMKKQLNELCEHNKRLEGQSRKVQARLENLQRKNDYSLALRGRENVSVKMAETRAAKQEKSASSSKTKKGCIGPAPVRLLALLLDWVVDGQSFPPAAGDREAVLDLPLVVSLHERCSKVLPLLVEQLQLTSGSDPSLILPLLRFTYQALRQLDNTTQPVTLCSTLRRLGEEVSRPTALQPSGPQDPSGALRPRGPPRTAPLYRSPCPHTRLLSALIVLRTVTQADVLAQALDSLHGELACEESRGLFLHHAGLPVLLTLLRGGRGGLHAPVDILLQLASPSSVRSTARRGD; from the exons ATGAGCAATACATCGTCTGAGACCGACGTGGACTTCACAATAGAGAAGTTAAAGAGGAAATACTTGGGGCCAAGGGAACTG CTTTCATCAGACATTAGAACTGGGGGTACAATCTGTCATTCTAATG AACCTCCTACATCGACGGTGACATCCTCCTCCAAAGTCAAAAGCCCCCACAGAGGCCTGAGAGGTTACAAAACGGCTCTAAGAGAACTGTTCAAAGCAGTCACCCTCACACCCCTGCCCGAAAG GCTGGACAGTGATGGTGTTATGAGTAGCAGTGCTGAGGACCTCAGTATGGACTACAAAACCTGCCCCCTCCTGGACACCCTGGTGCATTACACGGAGACAG ATGTGACCCTTCCCTCCAGCCTAGCCAGTAGCCTGGGCTCCAGGGAGACCGAGCCTGTGCTTGGGATggccagagaggagcaggggagagggctaAGGGAGCAACAGCCACAgtcctactctctcctctcccccacccctgatATGGGACAGGTGTGCCAAGAGATGCTGGTCATCTATCAACAGTTGAGA gctgagagggagagccagcagcagtggcagagagagctccaggagagagagaaccgaCTGCTCCAGAAGGAGCTAGCTCTCAGCAGGCtgcgaggggtggaggaggaagtacacgcacacatcctGGAAGTTCAAGAG AAACACCAGCGTGAGGTGAGTGTACTGCAGGAGCTGCTCAGGGAGCGGgccaaggagaacaggaggctCAAGTCCAGCTTCGACACCATCAAGGAGCTCAACGACACCATGAAAAAACAG ctGAATGAGCTCTGCGAGCACAACAAGAGGCTGGAGGGCCAGTCCAGGAAGGTGCAAGCCCGGCTGGAGAACCTACAG AGGAAGAACGACTACTCGCTGGCTCTGAGAGGTCGAGAGAACGTTAGTGTGAAGATGGCGGAGACCAGGGCTGCCAAACAAGAGAAGTCAGCCAGCTCATCTAAAACAAAGAAG GGCTGTATAGGTCCCGCCCCTGTCAGGCTCCTGGCTCTGCTATTGGACTGGGTTGTTGATGGACAGTCCTTCCCCCCAgcagcaggagacagagaggcggTCCTAGACCTCCCTCTGGTTGTCTCGCTCCACGAGAGGTGCTCCAag GTGTTGCCTCTGTTGGTAGAGCAGCTTCAGCTGACCTCAGGGTCAGATCCTtccctcatcctgcccctcctgcgCTTTACCTACCAGGCCCTCCGCCAGCTGGACAAcaccacacag CCCGTGACTCTGTGTTCCACCCTGCGGCGTTTGGGAGAGGAGGTGTCCCGGCCCACAGCTCTCCAGCCTAGCGGCCCCCAGGACCCCAGTGGGGCCCTCAGGCCCAGGGGCCCCCCTCGGACCGCCCCCCTCTACAGGAGCCCCTGCCCCCACACCCGCCTCCTCTCCGCCCTCATCGTCCTCAGAACCGTCACTCAGG CGGACGTGCTGGCCCAGGCTCTGGACAGCCTCCACGGTGAGCTGGCGTGCGAGGAGAGCCGGGGTCTGTTCCTGCACCACGCGGGCCTGCCTGTCCTGCTGACCCTGCTCAGGGGGGGCCGCGGGGGCCTGCACGCCCCCGTAGACATCCTGCTCCAGCTCGCCTCGCCGTCCA GCGTAAGATCCACAGCCAGGAGAGGAGACTGA
- the edar gene encoding tumor necrosis factor receptor superfamily member EDAR: MIQRGSQMEYLFLSLLVCCVPSLRAEYAGCGEFEFYNQTSNSCQACPQCQPGQEPHMNCGYGSKDEDFTCVACPAGKYSKGKYEICRRHKDCHALYRATVLLPGTLDSDAECGACLSGFYIQEIRPRNLYGKVCHSCQNAPHNTKECMRTTSVSSGRVPPDSSSTTMLPHPVKDPTGQGHLATALIIAMSTIFIMAIAIVLIIMFYILKAKPSGQACCSGQGVKAVEAQTNKSEDKKDVPESVVIYAEKDEFDKLKAPPPKPVKSENDASSENEQLLSRSIDSDEEAALERQGAAEPNPNLCLLNLGNKPDLCLLSLGLLTRDKHPNGTVANHISNSTNVSNANTINNNNNNKATGIQSRRKKILDLYAKACSVADGLSPTELPFDCLEKASRMLSSSYSSEAAVVKTWRHLAESFGLKRDEIGGMSDGLQLFERVSTAGYSIPDLLTRLVQIERLDAVESLCSDVLGGTEGGAVHVSGPALSSRCASV, encoded by the exons ATGATTCAGAGAGGAAGTCAGATGGAGTACCTTTTCCTGTCCCTGCTG gTGTGCTGTGTGCCCTCCCTTAGAGCAGAGTACGCTGGTTGTGGGGAGTTTGAGTTCTACAACCAGACCAGCAATAGCTGCCAGGCCTGTCCTCAATGTCAGCCAGGCCAGGAGCCCCACATG AACTGTGGCTACGGCAGTAAGGATGAGGACTTTACGTGTGTGGCGTGTCCGGCGGGGAAGTACTCCAAAGGGAAGTATGAAATCTGCCGACGGCACAAAGACTGTCACGCGCTCTACCGAGCCACCGTTCTCTTACCTGGAACACTTGACAGCGATGCTGAGTGTGGAGCCTGCCTGTCTGg GTTCTACATCCAGGAGATCCGGCCCAGGAACCTGTATGGGAAGGTGTGTCACTCCTGCCAGAACGCCCCGCACAACACCAAAGAGT GCATGCGCACCACCTCTGTGTCATCAGGCCGGGTCCCCCCCgacagcagcagcaccacaATGTTGCCCCACCCTgtgaaag ATCCGACGGGGCAGGGTCACCTAGCAACCGCTCTCATCATCGCCATGTCAACCATCTTCATCATGGCCATTGCCATCGTCCTAATCATCATGTTCTACATTCTGAAGGCCAAGCCAAGTGGCCAGG cctGCTGTTCAGGGCAGGGGGTGAAGGCCGTAGAGGCGCAGACCAACAAATCGGAGGACAAGAAAGACGTCCCAG AGAGCGTTGTCATTTACGCTGAAAAGGATGAATTCGACAAGCTGAAAGCTCCGCCTCCGAAACCGGTCAAAAG TGAGAACGACGCCTCGTCGGAGAACGAGCAGCTGTTGAGTCGCAGCATCGACAGCGACGAGGAGGCGGccctggagagacagggggcggCCGAGCCCAACCCCAACCTCTGTCTCCTCAACCTGGGCAACAAGCCCGACCTCTGCCTGCTCTCCCTGGGCCTGCTCACCAGGGACAAGCACCCCAATGGAACTGTGGCCAACCACATCAGCAACTCCACCAACGTCAGCAACGCCAACACcatcaacaataacaacaacaacaaggcgACAGGG ATTCAGAGTCGAAGGAAAAAGATCCTGGACTTGTATGCTAAAGCCTGCAGCGTAGCAGACG GACTGAGCCCCACCGAGCTACCGTTCGACTGCCTGGAGAAGGCCAGCCGCATGCTGAGCTCGTCCTACAGCAGCGAGGCGGCCGTGGTGAAGACCTGGAGGCACCTGGCCGAAAGCTTCGGCCTGAAGCGGGACGAGATCGGGGGCATGAGCGACGGCCTGCAGCTGTTCGAGAGGGTGAGCACAGCGGGCTACAGCATCCCCGACCTGCTGACCCGCCTGGTGCAGATCGAGAGGCTGGACGCCGTGGAGTCCCTGTGCTCCGACGTGCTGGGGGGCACCGAGGGAGGGGCCGTGCACGTCAGCGGCCCCGCCCTGTCCTCTCGCTGCGCCAGTGTGTGA